AGATGTCTTAATTCAAGTTGCCTATTCTTCTGTAAATTATAAAGATGCTCTAGCAACTCAGCTGAATGGTGGCGTTATTAAGAATTATCCTATGATTCCAGGCATTGATGCTAGTGGTATTGTTAAAAAATCGAATCATCCACAAATTTTAGTGGGTCAAAAGGTTTTAGTAACCGGTTATGGATTAGGTGTTTGGCATACTGGTGGTTTCTCAGAACGAATACAAGTTCCTGGAGATTGGGTAATTCCTTTACCTAAGCATTTGGATTTAAAGGAAGCTATGATCAATGGAACAGCTGGCTTTACTGCAGCATTGGCGATTGATACGCTGGAAAAACAAGGATTAGTAGACAGAAAAGACGCAGCTATTTTTATTACTGGAGCAACTGGTGGTGTAGGTAGTCTTGCTATTGCTATGCTCCACAAACTAGGCTATACTTCTATCACTGGAATTACACGTAAAGAAGAAGCATTTAGCATTTTAAAACAACTGGGCACAACGAATTGTCTTTCTTTAGCATCATTCATTAATCAAGGGAAAAAGCCCTTAGCCAAACAAGCGATTGACTTTGCTATTGATACCACTGGCGGTCAGATTACCTCCTCGCTTCTTCCACAAATGTCCTATGGCGGCAGTTCAGCTATCTGTGGCAATACAGCAGGAAATCAGTTGGATACAACTATACTCCCCTTTATTCTGCGTGGGATTCAACTATTGGGAATTGATTCAGTTAATATAGATAGAAAGAAGCGAATCGCTATTTGGCATCGACTTGCAACAGATTTAAAAATTGATCATTTTTCACTATACAATGAAATAACTTTAGCACAATTACCAGACACATTTGCCTCATTGCAAGCTGGACAACATATTGGCCGCACAATTATTTGTTTTTAGAAAGGAAGTGAATAGACAAATGAAAGTTTTGATTACAGCTGGTGGTACATCTGAAAAGATTGATGAAGTTCGTGCAATTACGAATCATTCTTCTGGTCAGTTAGGAAATTCTCTTGCCGAGTGCTTTCTAGCAAGAGGTCATGAAGTTACCTATATTATGACGCCTTTTGCAAAACATCCTGAAAAGCAGACAAACTTAACACTTCTCTTGATTGAAACTACAAAAAATCTAGAAGACGCTTTAAAACAGCAATTACAGCAATGTCTGTTTGATGCTGTAATCCACAGTATGGCAGTTAGTGATTTTACAACAGAAACAGCACTAACAGAACAACGCCTGATTGAAGGACTTGTTCAACAACTTTCCAAACATAGATCACTACTTCATGATAACTTAACAGAAATTATTGCACAGTCGATTGAAACCATTGCTAAACAAGTCCAGATAGATAAAAAAATCCATTCAGATACGGATCGTTTGGTTCTTTTCTTAAAGAAAAATCCAAAATTAATTGCAATGATTCGCCAATTACAACCATGTGCTGTTTTTGTCGGCTTTAAATTATTGGTAGATGTATCAAAAGAAGAATTGATCCAGGTAGGCTTAACTACTTTAGAAAAAAATCAGTGTGATTTTGTATTAGCAAATGATTTAACAATGATTCAAGGAGAACAACATCAAGGCTTTTTAATCGATAAAAATAAACATGTCCAGATAGCTCAAACAAAACAGGAGATTGCTAAGCTAATTGTTAAAAATGTTGAAGAGAAATGGAGGGAAAATGAAAAATGAAAACTATTTTGTTAGGTGTTACAGGTAGTATAGCAGCCTATAAAGCGGCAGATATTGTCAGTCAATTAAAAAAATTAAATTATACAGTTGAAGTGATTATGACAAAAAATAGTACGGCCTTTATCACGCCTTTAACTCTACAGTCATTATCTAAAAATCCTGTGCATGTAGATGTTATGGAAGAAAGAACACCTGCTGAAATTAATCATATTGAATTAGCAAGAAGGACAGATCTTTTTTTGATTGCACCTGCTACAGCAAATACAATAGGCAAATTAGCAAATGGAATTGCCGATGATATGTTAACGACAGTTGCTTTAGCACTAAAACCAGAAATTCCTAGATGGATTGCACCTGCTATGAATACGTATATGTATGAAAATTCAATTACCCAACGAAATTTAGGCATCTTAAAAGAAGCTGGCTATCATGAAATTAAACCTAAAGAAGCGTTACTTGCCTGTGGAGATGTCGGTCGAGGGGCATTAGCTGAAGTTTATGAAATTAGTCAAATTATTCATAAAACATTAAATTAAAGAAAGAACTAAGGAGTATTTTATGAGAAAGACACAAAAATTTACATTAACTGCTTTATTTTTAGCCATTTTAATTTTATTAGCGATTACGCCTTTAGGTTTTATTCCTTTAGGGGTTATTAATCCAACAACAATGCATATTCCAGTTATTATTGCCTCTATTATTTTAGGTCCTAAAATTGGTGGTATGCTAGGTGGAACATTTGGACTAATCAGCATGATACGTGCTACGATTACCCCATCGCCTACTTCATTTGTATTGAGTCCTTTTATTCCTGTTATCGGAACAAACCATGGCAGTCTGAAAGCATTATTGATTGTTTTTATTCCAAGAATTCTAATTGGTGTTGTTCCTTACTTTATTTATCGTTGGCTCTCTAAGTTATTTAAAAATAAAAAGCAATCCATTTCTTTATTTATTGCTGGTATCGCTGGTTCCCTAACAAATACGATTTTAGTAATGAATATGATTTATTTTCTATTTGCTGATACTTATGCTCAAGCAGTGGGTAAAGGTGGCAATGTTATTTACTGGACGATTATTGGAACAATCGTAACATCGGGCATTCCAGAAGCACTTATTGCAGGGATGATTACTTCAGCTGTTTGTCTAATTTTATTTCGTATAATGAAACCAACTGCCTATAATCAATTATAGGCAGAAATTAGTTATAGAACAGTCAAGAGATTTATGAATATAAGTCAATTAGTTTAAATCATTTATGTCAATATGTTAAAATAAATTGTAAACTATTTTTATAGCTTATTTTAGAAATAGATAACTTAGAAAAAATATCTACAAACTAAATTTTCAACTATAAGAATTACTCTTAAATGATAATCAATTTTTCTGTCATAATCGAAAAGTTTAAACAAAAAATAAGCGTGAAATATTTCACGCTTATTTTTTTTGTTTTTTCATTTTATAAGCATATTCACTCGCTTTGAGTAGCAACCTATTCACCGGTAGATCGAATTCACCTATGAATTCATTAATTGTTGGATTAAAGTTTGCTTTGAATTTAATTAATCCATCATTTAAGCTTCCTTCTAATCCCCCCATATTACAAGTTTTACATCCACGTTCAAAACATTCAGAAATGGCATAATACCAAGTTAAATAGGCAGGCATATATCGTTTATATTTTTCATCCATCCCAGCATAAAGAATTTCGCTTGTTGAGCCGAATGTAACAGCTAAAGCACCAGCAATCACTGCTGTATCACCAGAATAAGCCATACTTTCTTCTAATTCCCCTATTTCTCGTGTCAATGAAGTTTCCAATTCTTCTAAATTATGACGTTTTTTTACTTGGTTTTCTTTTAATTTTGCTAGCTCCATTTGGTTTACTTCATATCTTTTTTTTGTTTCTTCATAACGTTCTTTTAAATTTACCTCAGCCAACATAATAAAAGCAGACTCTGGGTAGATCGTTAATAATTTTTTGAAATAATCACTATTTCGTAATGAGATATGCTGACGTTCAGTTGTTAGTTGAATGATTTTAGCAAAATCATCAACGACTTCTTCCTGTCCAAGACGAATAGTAACCCCTTTTTTTTCTGCTATTTTCATCATCTTTTTTGTATTTTTAGGTAATTTCTCATCTGTAAAATTTTCACAATAAATATTTGCTTGAAAACGAGGTTGAATGGTTTCCTTCATATCCATCGTTAATCCTTGATGAATAGCACCACTTTCCTTTAAATGCTGAATAATTGTATCAGCAGAAGCATGACTTGTTTGTTCTTCTCCTAATTGAAAATCTTTATAATGAATAGGTG
The genomic region above belongs to Melissococcus plutonius ATCC 35311 and contains:
- a CDS encoding acryloyl-CoA reductase encodes the protein MESFTAFMVKKIDETIVGQLETISTDQLSSGDVLIQVAYSSVNYKDALATQLNGGVIKNYPMIPGIDASGIVKKSNHPQILVGQKVLVTGYGLGVWHTGGFSERIQVPGDWVIPLPKHLDLKEAMINGTAGFTAALAIDTLEKQGLVDRKDAAIFITGATGGVGSLAIAMLHKLGYTSITGITRKEEAFSILKQLGTTNCLSLASFINQGKKPLAKQAIDFAIDTTGGQITSSLLPQMSYGGSSAICGNTAGNQLDTTILPFILRGIQLLGIDSVNIDRKKRIAIWHRLATDLKIDHFSLYNEITLAQLPDTFASLQAGQHIGRTIICF
- the coaB gene encoding phosphopantothenate--cysteine ligase translates to MKVLITAGGTSEKIDEVRAITNHSSGQLGNSLAECFLARGHEVTYIMTPFAKHPEKQTNLTLLLIETTKNLEDALKQQLQQCLFDAVIHSMAVSDFTTETALTEQRLIEGLVQQLSKHRSLLHDNLTEIIAQSIETIAKQVQIDKKIHSDTDRLVLFLKKNPKLIAMIRQLQPCAVFVGFKLLVDVSKEELIQVGLTTLEKNQCDFVLANDLTMIQGEQHQGFLIDKNKHVQIAQTKQEIAKLIVKNVEEKWRENEK
- the coaC gene encoding phosphopantothenoylcysteine decarboxylase; its protein translation is MKTILLGVTGSIAAYKAADIVSQLKKLNYTVEVIMTKNSTAFITPLTLQSLSKNPVHVDVMEERTPAEINHIELARRTDLFLIAPATANTIGKLANGIADDMLTTVALALKPEIPRWIAPAMNTYMYENSITQRNLGILKEAGYHEIKPKEALLACGDVGRGALAEVYEISQIIHKTLN
- a CDS encoding ECF transporter S component, with product MRKTQKFTLTALFLAILILLAITPLGFIPLGVINPTTMHIPVIIASIILGPKIGGMLGGTFGLISMIRATITPSPTSFVLSPFIPVIGTNHGSLKALLIVFIPRILIGVVPYFIYRWLSKLFKNKKQSISLFIAGIAGSLTNTILVMNMIYFLFADTYAQAVGKGGNVIYWTIIGTIVTSGIPEALIAGMITSAVCLILFRIMKPTAYNQL
- a CDS encoding aminoacyltransferase, with the translated sequence MYEFKIGICATEHDNFVKENPLCNLLQSSAWAQVKDNWRSEIIGVYDEGVLVASALVLIRPLPMHFTMLYTPRGPVMDYNNAELVRFFMLNLKKYGKKQHALFIKLDPPIHYKDFQLGEEQTSHASADTIIQHLKESGAIHQGLTMDMKETIQPRFQANIYCENFTDEKLPKNTKKMMKIAEKKGVTIRLGQEEVVDDFAKIIQLTTERQHISLRNSDYFKKLLTIYPESAFIMLAEVNLKERYEETKKRYEVNQMELAKLKENQVKKRHNLEELETSLTREIGELEESMAYSGDTAVIAGALAVTFGSTSEILYAGMDEKYKRYMPAYLTWYYAISECFERGCKTCNMGGLEGSLNDGLIKFKANFNPTINEFIGEFDLPVNRLLLKASEYAYKMKKQKK